One genomic window of Halolamina sediminis includes the following:
- a CDS encoding APC family permease, with protein MGTENEGGANRAGESPEAVALPTDADSDTAVTEEGSELERSIGLVGGVSIGVGTMIGAGIFVFPGLAAGEAGPAAAASFVIGAIIALLVALPASELATAMPKSGGGYYFISRALGSLPGAVVGISIWLGLVFAAAFYLVSFGSYAAALLAEAGIPIGGLPVVDALALGFGLLLTALNLFGTENAAKLQNYVVGLLLTILVIFLGYGGLDALGVFGTTSTPETFMPFGLLPVFSTAALVFTSYLGFAQVATVAGDIKDPGRNLPLAMVGSVLIVAVLYVFTIFVATSAFGSGRLSGFGETAIVEVARAFGGDLGALAILLGGLLATVSSANASILSTSRAVFAVSKDALLPQFASRVNLQYGTPHVALSMAGGPVLVLVALGEVELLAEVASFLHLVMYGLICVALIAMRRDEPEWYDPEFRVPAYRVVAGIGALASFGLIAFMERESQIIGAAIMVAAAGWYKYYADDVRLRGVL; from the coding sequence ATGGGAACCGAAAACGAGGGCGGCGCGAACAGGGCGGGCGAGTCCCCCGAGGCGGTCGCGCTGCCGACCGACGCCGACAGCGACACGGCCGTCACCGAGGAGGGGTCGGAGCTGGAGCGCTCGATCGGGCTGGTCGGCGGCGTCTCCATCGGCGTGGGGACGATGATCGGCGCCGGGATCTTCGTGTTCCCCGGGCTGGCCGCGGGGGAGGCGGGGCCAGCGGCCGCCGCTTCCTTCGTCATCGGCGCGATTATCGCCCTGCTAGTGGCGCTGCCCGCCTCCGAACTCGCGACGGCGATGCCGAAATCCGGCGGCGGCTACTACTTCATCTCGCGGGCGCTCGGGTCGCTCCCGGGCGCCGTCGTCGGTATCAGCATCTGGCTGGGGTTGGTGTTCGCGGCCGCGTTCTACCTCGTCAGCTTCGGGAGCTACGCCGCCGCGCTGCTCGCGGAGGCCGGCATCCCGATCGGCGGCCTCCCGGTCGTCGACGCGCTCGCGCTGGGGTTCGGCCTGCTGCTCACCGCGCTGAACCTCTTCGGCACCGAGAACGCCGCGAAGCTCCAGAACTACGTGGTCGGCCTGCTGCTGACCATTCTCGTTATCTTCCTCGGCTACGGTGGCCTCGACGCGCTGGGCGTGTTCGGCACCACGAGTACGCCCGAGACGTTCATGCCGTTCGGGCTGCTGCCGGTGTTCTCTACCGCCGCGCTGGTGTTCACCTCCTACCTCGGCTTCGCGCAGGTCGCGACTGTCGCCGGCGACATCAAGGACCCCGGCCGAAACCTCCCGCTGGCGATGGTCGGCTCGGTGCTGATCGTCGCTGTGCTGTACGTCTTCACCATCTTCGTCGCGACCAGCGCGTTCGGCAGCGGCCGGCTCTCGGGGTTCGGCGAGACCGCTATCGTCGAGGTGGCCCGCGCGTTCGGCGGCGACCTGGGCGCGCTGGCGATCCTGCTCGGCGGCCTACTCGCGACTGTTTCGAGCGCCAACGCGTCGATTCTCTCCACCTCGCGGGCGGTGTTCGCGGTCAGTAAGGACGCGCTGCTGCCGCAGTTCGCGAGCCGCGTGAATCTCCAGTACGGCACGCCCCACGTCGCGCTGTCGATGGCGGGCGGCCCGGTGCTGGTGCTGGTCGCCCTCGGCGAGGTCGAACTGCTCGCGGAGGTGGCCTCCTTCCTCCACTTGGTGATGTACGGGCTGATCTGCGTCGCGCTGATCGCGATGCGCCGCGACGAGCCGGAGTGGTACGACCCCGAGTTTCGGGTGCCCGCCTACCGGGTTGTCGCGGGGATCGGGGCGCTCGCGAGCTTCGGGCTGATCGCGTTCATGGAGCGTGAGTCACAGATCATCGGCGCCGCGATCATGGTCGCGGCCGCCGGGTGGTACAAGTACTACGCCGACGACGTGCGACTCAGAGGGGTGCTGTAA
- the trpE gene encoding anthranilate synthase component I — translation MPSFDRSREAFEGLFDDVDGPAVARLTATLDTETEPLSAYAALSDRSDHTFLLESAEKVASSDPAGAFAPAQGHSDAGDDDADRHARFSFVGYDPEALVSMYPDRTEVEGFGPAARFLDGLDADAGKEVGATGEELENDPDTLDRLRLALPGVERVGFEASDRQRLDGGLVGFLAYDAVYDLHLDEVGVERPEPVVPDAQFVLTTRTLAFDDREGTVELVFTPIVGADDDPGAVYDRLVAEAETVAGDLSAATEPETGGFDREAATSGPREEYEDAVSEMQEHVLDGDVYQGVVSRSHETAGELDTLGLYESLREVNPSPYMYLLSFGGRSVVGASPETLVSVTGERVVSNPIAGTCARGASPVEDRRLAGELLADGKERAEHTMLVDLARNDVRQVSRQGSVRVEEFMNVLKYSHVQHIESTVTGRLHSEFDGFDATRAAFPAGTLTGAPKVRAMELLDELEPTPRGIYGGGVGYFSWTGDADTAIVIRTATVEHGDCDEVHVRAGAGVVADSEPASEYEETEQKVRGVLDALERIEGGDA, via the coding sequence ATGCCGTCGTTCGACCGATCGCGCGAAGCATTCGAGGGGCTGTTCGACGACGTCGACGGCCCCGCGGTCGCACGACTCACCGCGACGCTGGACACCGAGACGGAACCGCTGTCGGCCTACGCCGCCCTCTCCGACCGCAGCGACCACACGTTCCTGCTCGAAAGCGCAGAGAAAGTCGCCTCCAGCGATCCCGCGGGGGCGTTCGCCCCCGCACAGGGCCACAGCGACGCCGGCGACGACGACGCCGACCGCCACGCCCGGTTCTCCTTCGTCGGCTACGACCCCGAGGCGCTGGTCTCGATGTACCCCGACCGCACCGAAGTCGAGGGGTTCGGCCCCGCCGCGCGCTTCCTCGACGGCCTCGACGCCGACGCCGGGAAGGAGGTCGGCGCGACCGGTGAGGAACTGGAGAACGACCCCGACACGCTCGACCGCCTGCGGCTCGCGCTACCGGGCGTCGAACGCGTCGGCTTCGAAGCCAGCGACCGGCAGCGACTCGACGGCGGCCTGGTGGGCTTTCTGGCGTACGACGCCGTGTACGACCTCCACCTCGACGAGGTGGGCGTCGAGCGACCCGAGCCGGTCGTCCCCGACGCACAGTTCGTGCTCACCACCCGGACCCTCGCGTTCGACGACCGCGAGGGCACCGTCGAACTGGTGTTCACGCCGATCGTCGGCGCGGACGACGACCCCGGCGCCGTCTACGACCGACTCGTCGCGGAGGCCGAAACCGTCGCCGGCGACCTCTCCGCCGCCACGGAGCCGGAAACGGGGGGGTTCGACCGCGAGGCCGCCACGTCCGGCCCCCGAGAGGAGTACGAGGACGCCGTGAGCGAGATGCAGGAACACGTCCTCGACGGCGACGTGTACCAGGGCGTCGTCTCCCGCAGTCACGAGACCGCGGGCGAACTGGACACGCTCGGGCTGTACGAGTCGCTTCGCGAGGTGAACCCCTCGCCGTACATGTATCTCCTCTCCTTCGGCGGCCGCTCGGTCGTCGGTGCGAGCCCGGAGACGCTCGTCTCGGTGACCGGCGAACGGGTCGTCTCGAACCCCATCGCCGGCACCTGCGCCCGCGGCGCCAGCCCCGTCGAGGACCGCCGACTCGCGGGCGAACTGCTCGCCGACGGGAAGGAGCGCGCCGAACACACCATGCTGGTCGACCTCGCGAGAAACGACGTACGGCAGGTGTCCCGACAGGGATCAGTGCGCGTCGAGGAGTTCATGAACGTGCTCAAGTACAGCCACGTCCAGCACATCGAGTCGACCGTCACCGGCCGGCTCCACTCGGAGTTCGACGGGTTCGACGCCACGCGAGCGGCGTTCCCGGCCGGCACCCTGACCGGGGCGCCGAAGGTCCGCGCGATGGAGTTGCTCGACGAACTCGAACCCACCCCCCGCGGGATCTACGGCGGCGGGGTCGGCTACTTCTCCTGGACCGGCGACGCCGACACGGCGATCGTGATCCGGACCGCGACGGTCGAACACGGCGACTGCGACGAGGTTCACGTCCGCGCCGGCGCGGGCGTCGTCGCCGATAGCGAGCCCGCGAGCGAGTACGAAGAGACCGAACAGAAGGTCCGCGGCGTGTTGGACGCACTGGAGCGCATCGAGGGGGGTGACGCATGA
- the trpG gene encoding anthranilate synthase component II — protein MSTPTTDDGEGPTVLFVDNFDSFTYNLVEYVGEGAPDADVEVLRNTAPLDRVREIDPDAVVISPGPGHPKNERDVGLTMDVLREVSPDVPTLGVCLGLEAAVFEYGGEVGHAPRPIHGKSFPVEHDGEGVYAGLEQGFQAGRYHSLVATDVPEAFEVTATTLDESENGDSEELVMGVRHREHPIECVQFHPESVLTAVGHDVIGNFLDGALP, from the coding sequence ATGAGCACCCCGACAACCGACGACGGCGAGGGGCCGACGGTGCTGTTCGTCGACAACTTCGACTCGTTCACCTACAACCTCGTGGAGTACGTCGGCGAGGGCGCGCCCGATGCCGATGTGGAAGTCCTTCGGAACACCGCCCCGCTCGATCGAGTGCGCGAGATCGACCCCGACGCCGTCGTCATCAGTCCCGGCCCCGGCCACCCGAAAAACGAGCGCGACGTGGGGCTCACGATGGACGTGCTCCGGGAGGTCAGCCCCGACGTGCCGACGCTCGGAGTCTGTCTCGGCCTCGAGGCCGCAGTCTTCGAATACGGCGGCGAGGTGGGGCACGCCCCGCGACCCATCCACGGGAAGTCGTTCCCTGTCGAGCACGACGGCGAGGGTGTCTACGCCGGCCTCGAACAAGGGTTCCAGGCGGGGCGCTACCACTCGCTCGTTGCGACGGACGTGCCGGAGGCGTTCGAGGTGACCGCGACGACGCTCGACGAGTCGGAGAACGGCGACAGCGAGGAACTCGTGATGGGCGTCCGCCACCGCGAACACCCGATCGAGTGCGTACAGTTCCACCCCGAGTCGGTGCTGACGGCCGTCGGCCACGACGTGATCGGCAACTTCCTCGACGGCGCACTTCCCTGA
- a CDS encoding DUF7344 domain-containing protein, with the protein MGQITQVDETTDRTAELPPSSEHCPETPTQSFSRDRVFELLSNRRRRLVLYYLRSHADDEATVRELATEIAAWENGVEEAAVTYKQRKRVYTSLYQSHLPKMDEYGVVEYEQNRGDVRLTEEGETLDAYLEIVSGDDVPWSDYFLGLSALTFVFLVAVVVSFPPFAALSPGVASLLVVSVFGLSAAVHMIRTRRSRVLS; encoded by the coding sequence ATGGGACAGATCACCCAGGTCGACGAGACGACCGATCGTACGGCTGAACTGCCGCCGAGCTCCGAACACTGTCCGGAAACGCCGACACAGTCGTTTTCGCGGGACCGCGTGTTCGAACTGCTCTCGAACCGGCGACGACGGTTGGTGCTGTACTACCTCCGGAGCCACGCCGACGACGAGGCGACGGTCCGCGAACTCGCCACGGAGATCGCGGCGTGGGAGAACGGCGTCGAGGAGGCCGCTGTGACCTACAAACAGCGCAAACGGGTGTACACGTCGCTCTACCAATCACACCTGCCGAAGATGGACGAGTACGGCGTCGTCGAGTACGAGCAGAACCGGGGGGACGTCCGCCTGACAGAGGAGGGGGAGACGCTGGACGCGTATCTCGAGATCGTCAGCGGGGACGACGTTCCCTGGAGCGATTACTTCCTCGGTCTCTCGGCGCTCACGTTCGTGTTCCTGGTCGCCGTCGTCGTCAGCTTTCCGCCGTTCGCTGCGCTGTCGCCGGGCGTCGCCAGCCTGCTCGTCGTCTCGGTGTTTGGCCTCTCGGCGGCGGTCCACATGATCCGTACGCGCCGGAGCCGCGTGCTGTCCTGA
- a CDS encoding TrmB family transcriptional regulator produces MYSEDPTDDAVDLLQQFGLKEYETRCFVALSQLSTGTAKQIAATADVPKTRVYDSVRVLEARGLAKVQHTTPRRFRTVSIDEAMATLRAQYENRIERLTHALERLREEQPSHVSDTKEVWSLVGTEAIRSRVARLINDADDVVVVIVGDESHLTDELLDRIDGVDDVEVVVVVLTGEAERRVRKHAPLVRTAISTFDWMPDGSGAGGVAVGTVLLVDDSHALVSTIMPDGEERAVIGTAHHNGLVALVYQLTDLAIDR; encoded by the coding sequence GTGTACTCCGAAGACCCAACCGACGACGCGGTGGATCTCCTACAGCAGTTCGGGCTGAAGGAGTACGAGACGAGATGTTTCGTCGCGCTCTCGCAGCTGTCGACCGGCACCGCCAAGCAGATCGCCGCGACCGCCGACGTGCCGAAGACGCGGGTGTACGATTCTGTGCGCGTGCTCGAGGCACGCGGGCTCGCGAAGGTCCAGCACACGACTCCGCGGCGGTTTCGGACCGTCAGTATCGACGAGGCGATGGCGACTCTCCGAGCCCAGTACGAGAACCGGATCGAGCGACTGACTCATGCGCTGGAACGACTCCGAGAGGAGCAGCCCAGCCACGTTTCGGACACGAAGGAGGTCTGGTCGCTCGTCGGCACGGAGGCCATCCGGAGCCGGGTCGCCCGGCTGATCAACGACGCCGACGACGTGGTCGTGGTGATCGTCGGCGACGAGAGTCACCTGACCGACGAGTTGCTCGACAGAATCGACGGGGTCGACGACGTGGAGGTCGTCGTGGTGGTGCTGACCGGCGAGGCGGAGCGGCGCGTTCGCAAGCACGCGCCACTGGTACGGACAGCCATCTCGACGTTCGATTGGATGCCCGACGGCAGTGGTGCGGGCGGCGTGGCCGTCGGCACAGTATTGCTCGTCGACGACTCCCACGCGTTGGTCAGCACCATCATGCCGGACGGGGAGGAACGGGCGGTGATCGGCACTGCCCACCACAACGGACTGGTCGCGCTCGTCTACCAGCTGACCGACCTCGCGATCGACCGGTAG
- the trpD gene encoding anthranilate phosphoribosyltransferase — protein sequence MQELIERVTDGEDLSVETAREAATLVFEEATEAQIGALLTALRAKGETEAETAGFAQGMRDAARTIDPDGAPLVDTCGTGGDDYSTINVSTTSAIVAAGAGVAVAKHGNYSVSSSSGSADVLEVAGADVEAEPPAVEEAIERDGIGFMLAPVFHPAMKAVIGPRKELGMRTIFNVLGPLTNPAGADAQVLGVYSEELVPQIAEALTHMPVEHALVVHGDGMDEIALHGPTTVAEVEGDEVTEYTIEPADLGLDSAPVDAIAGGTPQENAADLRGIVTGDVAGPKRDVILANAGAAIYVAGLADDLRAGVEKAADAIDEGAAAEKFAALCGEPVEAE from the coding sequence ATGCAGGAACTCATCGAACGCGTGACCGACGGCGAGGACCTGAGCGTCGAGACGGCCCGCGAGGCCGCGACGCTGGTCTTCGAAGAGGCGACGGAGGCACAGATCGGCGCGCTGCTGACCGCATTGCGGGCCAAAGGCGAGACCGAGGCCGAGACCGCCGGCTTCGCACAGGGGATGCGCGACGCGGCGCGCACGATCGACCCCGACGGCGCGCCGCTGGTCGACACCTGCGGCACCGGCGGCGACGACTACAGCACGATCAACGTCTCGACGACCAGCGCGATCGTCGCCGCGGGCGCCGGCGTCGCGGTCGCGAAGCACGGCAACTACTCCGTCTCCTCCTCCTCGGGGAGCGCCGACGTGCTCGAGGTCGCCGGTGCCGACGTGGAGGCCGAGCCGCCGGCCGTCGAGGAGGCGATCGAGCGCGACGGGATCGGCTTCATGCTCGCGCCGGTGTTCCACCCCGCGATGAAGGCCGTCATCGGCCCGCGGAAGGAGCTCGGGATGCGGACGATCTTCAACGTGCTCGGGCCGCTGACCAACCCCGCCGGCGCCGACGCACAGGTGCTCGGCGTGTACAGCGAGGAACTGGTCCCGCAGATCGCAGAGGCGCTGACCCACATGCCCGTCGAGCACGCGCTCGTCGTCCACGGCGACGGGATGGACGAGATCGCGCTCCACGGCCCCACGACCGTCGCCGAGGTCGAGGGCGACGAAGTCACCGAGTACACGATCGAGCCCGCGGATCTCGGCCTCGACAGCGCACCCGTCGACGCCATCGCCGGCGGCACGCCACAGGAGAACGCCGCGGACCTGCGAGGGATCGTCACCGGCGACGTGGCCGGGCCGAAGCGGGACGTGATCCTCGCCAACGCCGGCGCGGCGATCTACGTCGCCGGGCTCGCCGACGACCTCCGTGCGGGGGTCGAGAAAGCCGCCGACGCGATCGACGAGGGGGCCGCCGCCGAGAAGTTCGCCGCGCTCTGTGGCGAGCCGGTCGAGGCCGAGTGA
- the hisS gene encoding histidine--tRNA ligase: protein MYDRLKGFKDFYPDEMAARREVIDTTETVARRYGFREIATPALEDVGMYVDKSGEGIVDELYSFTDKGGREVALTPELTPTVARMVVAKQQALSKPIKWFSTRPFWRYEQVQQGRFREFYQTNVDIFGSEAPEADAEILAFAADTLSELGLPASEFEFRVSHRDILGELLRSFDEDVDVGEAIRAVDKSEKVDRAEYLGLLADAGLSIEDAEAFDDLLAAGNDDLDVLLAEVDRQTLTDAVENLQAVLSAAEDFGVREHCEVSLRTARGLDYYTGVVFECFDTEDRVSRAIFGGGRYDDLIESFGGQPTPAVGVAPGVMNSTLPLLLQEAGVFPEEAVSTDYYVLTVGDTREVAARIARELRAGGNVVETDVSDRSFGAQMGYADSINAETVVIVGEQDLANDEVTVKEMGSGDQTTAPVDEFPGDREQPRYEDFA, encoded by the coding sequence ATGTACGACCGGCTGAAGGGGTTCAAGGATTTCTACCCCGACGAGATGGCGGCCCGCCGTGAGGTCATCGACACGACCGAGACGGTGGCCCGGCGCTACGGGTTCCGGGAGATCGCCACGCCCGCACTCGAGGACGTGGGGATGTACGTCGACAAGTCCGGCGAGGGGATCGTCGACGAGCTGTACAGCTTCACCGACAAAGGCGGCCGCGAGGTGGCACTCACCCCCGAGCTCACCCCGACGGTCGCGCGGATGGTGGTCGCCAAGCAGCAGGCGCTCTCGAAGCCGATCAAGTGGTTCTCCACGCGGCCGTTCTGGCGGTACGAGCAGGTCCAGCAGGGGCGATTCCGGGAGTTCTACCAGACCAACGTGGACATCTTCGGCTCCGAGGCGCCGGAGGCCGACGCCGAGATCCTCGCCTTCGCCGCCGACACGCTCTCGGAGCTGGGGCTACCCGCCTCGGAGTTCGAGTTCCGCGTCTCCCACCGGGACATCCTCGGCGAGCTCCTGCGTTCGTTCGACGAGGACGTCGACGTGGGGGAAGCGATCCGGGCGGTCGACAAGAGCGAGAAGGTCGATCGCGCGGAGTATCTCGGCCTGCTGGCCGACGCCGGCCTCTCGATCGAGGACGCGGAGGCGTTCGACGACCTGCTCGCGGCTGGCAACGACGATCTTGACGTGCTGCTGGCCGAGGTGGACCGACAGACCCTGACCGACGCCGTCGAGAACCTGCAGGCGGTGCTGTCGGCGGCCGAGGACTTCGGCGTCCGGGAGCACTGTGAGGTCTCCCTCCGGACGGCTCGCGGCCTCGACTACTACACCGGCGTCGTGTTCGAGTGCTTCGACACCGAGGACCGCGTCTCCCGGGCAATCTTCGGCGGCGGTCGCTACGACGACCTGATCGAGTCCTTTGGCGGGCAGCCCACCCCCGCCGTGGGCGTCGCGCCGGGCGTGATGAACTCGACGCTGCCGCTGCTCCTGCAGGAGGCCGGCGTGTTCCCCGAGGAGGCGGTCTCGACGGACTACTACGTACTCACGGTCGGCGACACCCGGGAGGTGGCCGCCCGGATCGCCCGCGAGCTCCGGGCGGGCGGGAACGTCGTCGAGACCGACGTCTCCGACCGAAGCTTCGGCGCCCAGATGGGGTACGCCGATTCGATCAACGCCGAGACGGTCGTGATCGTCGGCGAGCAGGATCTCGCGAACGACGAGGTCACCGTCAAGGAGATGGGAAGCGGCGACCAGACTACCGCACCCGTCGACGAGTTCCCCGGCGATCGCGAGCAGCCACGCTACGAGGACTTCGCGTAG
- a CDS encoding 2Fe-2S iron-sulfur cluster-binding protein: MAETVPVTVVDGDDRSTIQVERGRTLRDALLDAGFEVYGRVSKHANCGGRGLCGTCGVEIEDGPAPTHWHDSAAARFGYLRLSCRVTVEEQMTVRLVEKVVWGQLLPDSSGSDES, translated from the coding sequence ATGGCCGAGACAGTTCCCGTGACAGTCGTCGACGGCGACGACCGCTCGACGATTCAGGTCGAACGCGGGCGGACGCTCCGGGACGCGCTGCTCGACGCCGGGTTCGAGGTGTACGGGCGCGTCTCGAAACACGCCAACTGCGGCGGCCGCGGGCTGTGTGGGACGTGCGGCGTGGAGATCGAAGACGGACCGGCGCCGACGCACTGGCACGATTCAGCGGCGGCGCGTTTTGGGTATCTTCGGCTCTCGTGTCGGGTTACGGTTGAGGAGCAAATGACGGTGCGGCTGGTGGAGAAGGTGGTTTGGGGGCAGTTACTGCCTGATTCGTCGGGAAGTGATGAGTCGTAG
- a CDS encoding phosphoribosylanthranilate isomerase, which translates to MVRTKLCGLGTEADVRAAVDAGADAVGFVTDVDVDTPREVPTERAAELADTAPPFVTTVAVTIPESVDAAIEVAGCVAPDALQIHGDFTPNQVREIRDRAGVDVIVAIGANEPERARALDNVADALLVDSLTESGAGGTGETHDWERSRELREELSTPLVLAGGLTPANVREAVERVDPFAVDVASGVERDDEPGRKNHDALAAFVREARAAGEPGPAAEDV; encoded by the coding sequence ATGGTCCGGACGAAACTCTGTGGGCTCGGCACCGAGGCAGACGTCCGCGCGGCGGTCGACGCCGGCGCCGACGCAGTGGGGTTCGTCACCGACGTGGACGTGGACACGCCCCGCGAAGTCCCGACAGAACGCGCTGCCGAACTCGCCGACACCGCCCCGCCGTTCGTCACGACCGTCGCCGTCACCATCCCCGAGAGCGTCGACGCGGCCATCGAAGTCGCCGGCTGCGTCGCCCCGGACGCCCTACAGATCCACGGGGACTTCACTCCCAACCAAGTTCGGGAGATCCGCGACCGCGCGGGCGTCGACGTGATCGTCGCCATCGGGGCGAACGAACCGGAGCGGGCTCGCGCACTCGATAACGTCGCCGACGCACTGCTCGTCGACTCCCTCACAGAGTCCGGGGCCGGCGGCACTGGCGAAACGCACGACTGGGAACGCAGCCGGGAGCTCCGCGAGGAGCTCTCGACGCCGCTCGTACTCGCGGGCGGGCTCACGCCCGCGAACGTCCGCGAGGCAGTCGAAAGAGTCGATCCCTTCGCCGTCGACGTCGCAAGCGGCGTCGAGCGCGACGACGAACCCGGGCGAAAGAACCACGACGCGCTGGCCGCGTTCGTCCGCGAGGCGCGGGCCGCAGGCGAACCGGGGCCCGCCGCGGAGGACGTCTGA
- a CDS encoding universal stress protein, producing MIENEPTPAEIMAEASFAIREPPKVLVPVEVLEGESVSASLVEFLAPAEVVLLGYHVLPEQTPTEQASMQFEDRARTAIDDIAAAFREEGREVETRVAFTHDRDATVDRVAAETDATAVLLPNPVGAVEDVVVPIRGAIDVDRLADLVATLLAGREGSVTLWGIDTGGEFDAAAAVERARETLAERGLATERVHTEISETNSPVRAVVDRSGEFDVIVMGEGGPGLLASLFGDDAERVAEGAVAPVLVVRDR from the coding sequence ATGATCGAGAACGAACCTACACCCGCGGAGATCATGGCTGAGGCGTCGTTCGCGATCCGCGAGCCGCCGAAAGTGCTCGTCCCCGTCGAGGTGCTCGAAGGCGAGTCCGTCTCGGCCTCACTGGTCGAGTTCCTCGCGCCCGCCGAGGTGGTGCTGCTTGGCTACCACGTCCTGCCCGAGCAGACGCCCACCGAGCAGGCGAGCATGCAGTTCGAAGACCGGGCACGTACCGCCATCGACGACATCGCCGCGGCGTTCCGCGAGGAAGGCCGAGAGGTCGAGACCCGGGTCGCGTTCACCCACGACCGCGACGCGACGGTCGACCGCGTCGCCGCCGAGACCGACGCCACGGCGGTGCTGCTCCCCAACCCCGTCGGCGCCGTCGAGGACGTCGTCGTCCCGATCCGCGGCGCTATCGACGTCGATCGACTCGCAGATCTGGTCGCGACGCTACTCGCGGGCCGCGAGGGGTCAGTCACGCTGTGGGGGATCGACACCGGCGGCGAGTTCGACGCCGCCGCGGCCGTCGAGCGCGCCCGCGAGACGCTGGCCGAGCGCGGCCTCGCGACCGAACGCGTCCACACCGAGATCAGCGAGACCAACTCGCCGGTCCGCGCGGTCGTCGACCGCTCGGGCGAGTTCGACGTGATCGTGATGGGCGAGGGCGGCCCCGGACTACTGGCCTCGCTGTTCGGCGATGACGCCGAACGGGTCGCCGAGGGCGCCGTCGCGCCCGTGCTCGTCGTCCGTGACCGGTAG
- a CDS encoding DUF7344 domain-containing protein has protein sequence MRLRRNTLPESEIYEILANRRRRETLHQLADGAIPTTIGLRELSEAVAAAEAGTSPPPRALRESVYSSLHQTHLPKLDELGVVCYDRESAEVSLRPRASDVNVYMSVATPYGVTWDEYYRALAAVALTFVVTSMADVPVVSAVDPLLWASGSLLVLAASVAVQLWAARWYVVETVRGWTELVRRLLGRW, from the coding sequence ATGCGACTCAGACGAAACACGCTTCCCGAGTCCGAGATCTACGAAATCCTGGCGAACCGTCGGCGACGGGAGACGCTGCACCAACTGGCCGACGGCGCGATCCCGACGACGATCGGTCTCCGGGAACTCTCGGAGGCTGTCGCCGCCGCCGAAGCCGGCACGTCGCCGCCGCCGCGGGCGCTGCGGGAGAGCGTGTACAGCTCGCTCCACCAGACCCACCTCCCGAAACTGGATGAACTGGGCGTCGTGTGTTACGACCGCGAGTCCGCCGAAGTGTCGCTCCGCCCCCGCGCCAGTGACGTGAACGTGTACATGTCGGTCGCGACACCGTACGGCGTTACCTGGGACGAGTACTACCGCGCGCTCGCGGCGGTGGCGCTGACGTTCGTGGTGACCTCGATGGCGGACGTGCCGGTCGTCTCGGCCGTGGATCCACTGCTCTGGGCCAGTGGCTCACTACTCGTGCTCGCGGCCTCCGTCGCCGTTCAGCTCTGGGCGGCACGGTGGTACGTCGTCGAGACGGTCCGAGGGTGGACTGAACTGGTTCGACGCCTACTCGGTCGGTGGTGA